In Triticum aestivum cultivar Chinese Spring chromosome 5B, IWGSC CS RefSeq v2.1, whole genome shotgun sequence, the following proteins share a genomic window:
- the LOC123112274 gene encoding protein SCAI homolog, translating into MADGEPSGAYREFKALVEAADRKFARARDLPLYGGGDHHSRKAFKAYTRLWRLQQDRRRDLVAAGLRRWEIGEVASRIGQLYYARYLRTAEPRSLVGAYVFYEAIYSRGYFAAPANANASAAAGGGAKHQGLLIRYKELRFIARFLVVAMLMRRAEAVDHLVARLRSLVQESKSAYPKTNFKEWKQVLQELERFLKADGAYKGSRSLRYDNLFDSYASNLASIARFHSKRVLKLKEAVLTSYHRNEVKFTELTLDTFRMLQSLEWEPTGSYQIAVKELTENGTMSDQSGPSGLIDIHLSTEISDGNLPSNPQRAIIYHPTVSHLIAVLATICEELSQDSILLIYISASGLADQNAYQKYASSSTSRSRPASAFLIDKPNSHASSDDHVWLGPRGNGGPNNLYPEDLIPFTRYPLFLVIDSENSHAFKAIHDAEKGEPAALLLSPRIASAMPGVESMGNGGQFTYFLTAPMQAFCQLAGITSDIDSDTYANAENILFSALEQYEEILSTSVGLNIVWGQILPDPFLRRLILRFIFCRAVFFYFHAEEHGEHLPSCLPSLPESVSPNAKAIKTPILLLAENLVVSNRFHFGNRT; encoded by the exons ATGGCCGACGGCGAGCCCTCCGGCGCGTACAGGGAGTTCAAGGCGCTGGTGGAGGCGGCGGACCGCAAGTTCGCGCGCGCGCGCGACCTGCCGCTCTACGGCGGCGGGGACCACCACAGCCGCAAGGCCTTCAAGGCCTACACGCGCCTCTGGCGCCTGCAGCAGGACCGCCGCCGGGACCTCGTCGCCGCGGGCCTCCGCCGCTGGGAGATCGGCGAGGTCGCCTCGCGGATCGGCCAGCTCTACTACGCGCGCTACCTCCGCACCGCCGAGCCGCGCTCGCTCGTCGGCGCATACGTCTTCTACGAGGCCATCTACAGCCGCGGCTACTTCGCCGCCCCCGCCAACGCCAACGCCTCCGCGGCCGCGGGGGGCGGCGCCAAGCACCAGGGCCTCCTGATCCGCTACAAGGAGCTGCGCTTCATCGCCCGCTTCCTCGTCGTTGCCATGCTCATGCGCCGGGCCGAGGCGGTGGACCACCTCGTCGCCCGCCTCCGCTCGCTCGTCCAGGAATCCAAGTCGGCCTATCCC AAAACCAACTTCAAGGAATGGAAACAAGTGCTTCAAGAGCTTGAGAGATTCTTGAAAGCTGATGGAGCATACAAGGGATCTAGATCACTTAGATACGACAACTTGTTTGATTCTTATGCATCAAACCTTGCATCAATAGCAAGATTCCATTCGAAAAGAGTACTGAAACTGAAGGAAGCTGTATTGACAAGTTACCACCGAAATGAG GTCAAGTTCACAGAGCTAACTTTGGACACTTTCAGAATGCTACAGTCTTTAGAATGGGAGCCCACAGGGTCTTATCAGATAGCTGTTAAAGAACTTACAGAAAATGGCACTATGAGTGATCAGAGTGGACCCTCTGGTCTGATCGATATTCACCTTTCTACAGAGATCTCTGATGGAAATCTTCCTTCAAATCCTCAAAGAGCAATCATATATCACCCTACAGTCTCTCATCTTATAGCG GTTCTTGCCACAATCTGCGAGGAGCTTTCTCAAGATAGCATTTTGCTCATTTATATATCAGCATCAG GCCTTGCTGATCAGAATGCTTATCAAAAGTATGCATCTAGCTCCACATCACGCTCAAGGCCTGCTTCTGCTTTCTTAATCGATAAGCCAAATTCACATGCCAGTTCAGATGATCATGTATGGCTTGGTCCTCGTGGAAATGGTG GTCCAAACAATCTTTATCCAGAAGATCTGATACCATTTACAAGATATCCACTTTTCCTTGTAATTGACAGTGAAAATAGCCATGCATTCAAG GCCATACATGATGCAGAGAAGGGAGAGCCAGCTGCCTTACTTCTTTCTCCCAGGATTGCATCGGCCATGCCTGGTGTAGAATCTATGGGCAATGGAGGTCAATTTACATACTTCCTGACTGCTCCGATGCAAGCGTTCTGCCAATTAGCTGGAATAACTTCCGACATTGACAGC GATACATATGCTAATGCGGAGAACATACTTTTCTCTGCTTTGGAACAGTATGAAGAAATCCTCAGCACGTCTGTCGGATTGAACATTGTCTGGGGTCAAATTTTACCTGATCCATTTCTCAGGCGCCTGATTCTCAG GTTTATTTTCTGTCGAGCAGTCTTCTTCTATTTTCATGCTGAGGAGCACGGTGAACATCTACCAAGCTGCTTGCCCAGTCTCCCCGAGTCTGTCTCTCCAAACGCCAAAGCCATCAAGACTCCCATCCTTCTGCTTGCAGAAAACCTTGTTGTCAGCAATCGATTTCATTTCGGCAACAGGACATGA